The Pygocentrus nattereri isolate fPygNat1 chromosome 4, fPygNat1.pri, whole genome shotgun sequence genome includes a window with the following:
- the LOC108414566 gene encoding meprin A subunit beta-like isoform X1: MASYGTFLLLFLFSAENLCLATSSLTGFTEVDVDHGKDWDIFDINEEAGLDLVDGDIIIDEQEGRNSILGEKYRWPTTVPYYLEDSLEINAKGVILKAFEQYRLKTCIDFKPWTGEPNYISVYKGSGCSSPVGNRQVGNQRLSIGQNCDRLATVEHEFLHALGFWHEQSRADRDDYINIVWDQIKEGKEHNFNSYDDTVSSALGVPYDYGSVMHYSKTSFNKGSEPTIITKIPEFMDVIGQRMEFSSSDILKLNKLYNCTTFSTFLDSCSFEEPNICGMVQGEDGTGNWGRVRSVEGGPNTDYTNMGRCNGAGYFMHFSTTTGSHGDNAYMESRLFYPKRRSQCLQFYLYNSGGADDQLNVWVREYNRANPKGVLRLIQTISGGLRNSWELYHVTLDVSQKFRVVFEGVKGTDTSKGGLSLDDINLSETQCPHHTWRIQDFNNLLATTPVGSKIYSPTFLSHEGYSFQISLYVNGKTSSSTNMAIYFHLTSGPNDSQLTWPCPWRQATMALMDQNPNIQHRMDNQRMITTDPSKTSTDSLGNVEYFWDDPRKVGSRVQNPDGTTYYRGPGYGSSSFITHSRLKSHNFIKGDDVIFLLSLEDVTNLLKTQRVPQSASCGENCLSRISVSDDSTATFSANATATVVVYAFVGSVVLLIVVASVLYKVKRRQERGEMDREAGIEPERIDG, translated from the exons GCAACTTCTTCACTCACAG GATTTACAGAGGTAGACGTGGATCATGGGAAAGACTGGGATATATTTGACATAAACGAAG AAGCAGGGCTTGATCTGGTAGATGGTGACATTATCATTGATGAG CAGGAGGGAAGAAACTCTATTCTGGGTGAAAAGTATCGCTGGCCAACCACTGTACCATACTACCTGGAGGACAGCTTGG AGATCAATGCTAAAGGAGTGATACTGAAGGCATTTGAGCAGTACAGACTCAAGACTTGCATTGACTTCAAACCTTGGACCGGCGAGCCAAACTACATTTCTGTGTACAAAGGTTCTGG GTGTTCCTCCCCTGTGGGGAATCGGCAAGTAGGGAATCAGAGACTCTCAATTGGCCAAAACTGTGATCGCCTGGCAACCGTGGAGCATGAGTTTCTGCATGCTCTGGGTTTCTGGCATGAGCAGTCTCGAGCTGACCGAGACGACTATATCAACATCGTTTGGGACCAGATTAAAGAAG GCAAAGAGCACAACTTTAACAGCTATGATGATACGGTCTCCAGTGCTCTAGGCGTTCCCTACGACTACGGTTCTGTAATGCACTACAGTAAGACCTCCTTCAACAAGGGCTCTGAGCCAACCATCATCACTAAGATACCAGAATTCATGGACGTGATTGGCCAGCGCATGGAGTTCAGTTCCAGTGACATACTCAAACTGAACAAGCTTTACAACTGCA CCACATTCTCCACCTTCTTGGATTCCTGTAGTTTTGAGGAGCCCAATATCTGTGGTATGGTCCAGGGAGAGGATGGAACGGGGAATTGGGGGCGTGTGAGGAGTGTGGAGGGAGGTCCAAACACTGATTATACCAACATGGGCCGGTGCAATG gTGCAggatattttatgcattttagcACCACCACAGGGAGCCATGGAGACAATGCTTATATGGAAAGTAGGCTCTTTTATCCTAAACGAAGATCCCAGTGCTTGCAGTTCTACCTGTATAACAGTGGGGGTGCTGATGACCAGTTGAACGTATGGGTGCGCGAGTATAACAGAGCAAATCCCAAAGGAGTGCTGAGGCTCATTCAGACAATCAGTG GCGGCCTCAGGAACTCCTGGGAGCTTTACCATGTGACGCTGGACGTGTCTCAGAAGTTCAGAGTCGTGTTTGAAGGGGTGAAAGGCACTGACACGTCAAAAGGAGGTCTGTCTCTGGATGACATCAACCTCTCAGAGACACAATGCCCCCACCATACCTGGCGCATTCAGGACTTCAACAACCTCCTCGCCACAACACCTGTTGGTTCCAAGATCTACAGCCCTACTTTCTTGTCCCATGAAGGCTACTCTTTCCAGATCTCCTTGTATGTTAATGGGAAGACAAGTAGTTCTACCAACATGGCAATCTACTTCCACCTGACCTCAGGACCTAATGACAGCCAGCTGACATGGCCCTGTCCATGGCGACAGGCTACCATGGCACTGATGGACCAGAACCCAAATATTCAACATCGCATGGACAACCAAAGAATGATCACTACTGACCCCAGCAAAACCTCCACCGACT CTCTGGGTAATGTAGAATACTTCTGGGATGATCCACGGAAGGTTGGCAGTCGGGTACAGAATCCGGATGGTACGACATACTACCGAGGGCCTGGTTATGGCTCCAGTTCATTCATTACACACAGCCGTCTGAAGAGCCATAACTTCATCAAAGGAGATGATGTCATCTTTCTCCTCAGTCTAGAAG ATGTGACTAACCTTCTGAAGACTCAGCGTGTGCCTCAGTCTGCTTCCTGTGGTGAGAACTGCCTAAGCAGAATCTCAGTATCTGATGACTCCACAGCAACTTTCTCTGCAAATGCCACCGCGACAGTGGTGGTGTATGCTTTTGTGGGAAGTGTTGTGCTGTTGATTGTGGTTGCAAGTGTGCTGTACAAGGTGAAGAGGCGccaagagagaggagagatggacagagaggcAGGAATAGAGCCAGAGAGAATCGATGGCT AA
- the si:ch211-191a24.4 gene encoding MARVEL domain-containing protein 3 translates to MSDPPRRPRGQRDRNGGGHGERKEPRTRRDQSNRPPSSHRSSTQSFPRGSSSHSRHTRTVPSEEHESKCTHMCSRRGIVLICATLTNVLVLFCIVAAYMTLSGMSAMNFGGSFVNTLIPFEGVELQQVRDLDMQFVQMRAPGVYGGVAFSLTFAVLSLLFVVSGNKPAYVLPWKLLIGQFVFQLLGAVIYVVAVGLYLHFVVSVNSTDVCVKRERLYARNGYTWMNCKVGGADAAVALFGIITAILYAVGSFLTFKTLQNVKRYQNERARYEAERRERPNRPQSTPLQSDIYI, encoded by the exons ATGAGTGATCCACCCAGAAGACCGCGGGGGCAGAGGGACAGGAACGGAGGAGGACACGGAGAAAGGAAGGAGCCTCGAACACGACGAGACCAGAGTAACAGACCACCGTCCAGCCACAG GTCCTCTACGCAGTCCTTCCCCAGAGGCTCCTCATCCCATTCTAGACATACAAGGACAGTCCCTTCAGAAGAACATGAGTCGAAGTGTACACACATGTGCTCCAGGAGGG GTATTGTGCTAATATGTGCCACTCTGACCAATGTGTTGGTGCTGTTCTGCATCGTGGCTGCATACATGACGTTATCAGGCATGTCTGCGATGAACTTTGGTGGAAGCTTTGTAAACACACTCATCCCATTTGAAGGGGTGGAACTTCAACAGGTGCGTGACCTGGACATGCAGTTTGTACAAATGAGAGCACCTGGAGTGTATGGAGGTGTGGCCTTCAGCCTCACTTTTGCTGTTCTCTCACTTTTATTCGTGGTGTCTGGCAATAAGCCTGCCTATGTGCTCCCATGgaagcttctgattggtcagtttgTGTTCCAGCTGCTAGGAGCTGTGATCTATGTGGTTGCAGTGGGTTTGTATCTGCACTTTGTGGTCAGTGTGAACTcaacagatgtgtgtgtgaagcgAGAGCGACTTTATGCTCGCAACGGATACACTTGGATGAACTGTAAAGTGGGTGGTGCCGATGCAGCTGTGGCGTTGTTTGGAATCATAACTGCCATTTTATATGCAGTGGGGTCCTTCCTTACTTTTAAAACACTCCAGAATGTCAAGCGCTACCAAAACGAGCGGGCTCGCTATGAAGCAGAAAGACGTGAGCGACCCAACCGCCCTCAGAGCACACCTCTACAGTCGGACATCTACATCTGA
- the mcm3l gene encoding MCM3 minichromosome maintenance deficient 3 (S. cerevisiae), like isoform X1: MDGGFEDLELREAQREYLDFLDDDQDQGVYHEKVRNMVSEDQSRLIVNINDLRRRNEKRAKELLKNAFSELVAFQKALKDLVASFDATYAKQFDEFHVGFEGSFGNKHVSPRTLSARFLGNLVCVEGIVTKCSLVRPKIMRSVHYCPATKKTLERKYTDLTSLDAFPSSAIYPTKDEENNPLETEFGLCCYKDHQTLTIQEMPEKAPAGQLPRSVDIIANDDLVDKVKPGDRVQLVGVYRCLPAKQGGFTSGTFRTILLANNVKLMSKEIVPTFSADDVAKIKKFCKTHSKDVFEHLSRSLAPSIHGHEYIKKAILCLLLGGNETNLENGTRIRGDINILLIGDPSVAKSQLLRYVLFTAPRAIPTTGRGSSGVGLTAAVTTDQETGERRLEAGAMVLADRGVVCIDEFDKMSDMDRTAIHEVMEQGRVTIAKAGIQARLNARCSVLAAANPVYGRYDQYKTPMENIGLQDSLLSRFDLLFIVLDQMDADSDREISEHVLRMHRYRPPGEQEGTAMPLGSTVDIFATEDPNITEAAEQELQIYEKKDNILHGHRKKKEKVVTMEFIRKYIHVAKLVKPVLTQEASDYIAEEYSKLRSHDQVNSDSARTMPVTARALETMIRLATAHAKARMSKTIDLGDAEVALELMQFAYFKKILEKNKKRKLPEDNADSQMDGTQSEETRSQRSVRKRSRVSKDDMDSTMAEDSDDPYDFAENEDTQSSQKTRPPSQRISQKKKTDISQDRIKVFKAALLKAFKVTRSQSVAVPELLTHINKGQSEEFDQQEVNLLLERMQDDNQVMVSEDVVFLI; encoded by the exons ATGGATGGTGGCTTTGAGGACCTGGAGCTACGAGAAGCTCAGAGAGAATACCTGGACTTTCTGGATGATGAT CAAGACCAGGGCGTGTATCATGAGAAGGTCAGAAACATGGTGTCTGAAGACCAGTCTCGCCTCATTGTCAACATTAATGACCTGCGGCGGAGAAATGAAAAACGAGCCAAGGA ACTGCTGAAGAATGCCTTCAGTGAGCTGGTGGCTTTTCAGAAAGCTCTGAAGGACCTGGTGGCATCCTTTGATGCAACCTATGCCAAACAGTTTGATGAGTTCCACGTTGGATTTGAGGGAAGCTTTGGGAATAAGCATGTATCCCCTCGTACCCTCAGTGCACGGTTTCTGGGCAATCTTGTCTGTGTTGAGGGAATTGTGACCAAGT GTTCATTGGTCAGGCCAAAGATCATGCGCAGTGTGCACTATTGTCCAGCCACAAAGAAAACCCTGGAGAGGAAATACACTGATCTCACTTCACTGGATGCTTTCCCTTCCAGTGCTATCTATCCCACCAAG GATGAGGAGAATAATCCATTAGAAACTGAGTTTGGGCTGTGCTGCTATAAGGATCACCAGACACTGACCATCCAGGAGATGCCAGAGAAGGCTCCTGCTGGTCAGCTGCCCCGCTCAGTCGACATAATTGCCAATGATGACCTTGTAGACAAAGTGAAGCCAGGAGATCGTGTGCAGCTTGTTGGAGTCTACCGCTGTTTACCTGCCAAGCAAGGAGGCTTCACCTCAGGAACCTTCAG GACTATTCTTCTAGCCAACAATGTGAAGCTAATGAGTAAGGAAATTGTTCCCACATTTTCTGCTGATGATGTTGCCAAGATCAAGAAATTCTGCAAAACTCATTCTAAA GATGTTTTTGAGCATCTGAGTCGATCGCTAGCTCCCAGTATCCACGGTCATGAGTACATAAAGAAGGCCATTCTCTGTCTGCTACTCGGCGGCAACGAGACCAACCTAGAGAATGGCACTCGCATCAGAGGAGACATCAACATCTTGCTCATAG GTGACCCATCAGTGGCCAAATCTCAGTTGCTGAGGTACGTTCTGTTCACAGCACCAAGGGCTATCCCCACTACTGGACGTGGCTCGTCTGGGGTGGGACTTACTGCTGCGGTTACCACAGATCAAGAAACGG GTGAGCGCCGGTTAGAGGCAGGTGCCATGGTTCTTGCTGACCGAGGGGTGGTATGTATCGATGAATTTGACAAGATGTCTGACATGGATCGTACAGCCATCCATGAGGTGATGGAGCAAGGGAGAGTTACAATCGCTAAAGCTGGGATCCAGGCCAGGCTGAATGCTCGCTGCAGTGTGTTGGCTGCTGCTAACCCAGTCTATGGAAGG TATGACCAGTATAAAACCCCTATGGAGAACATTGGTCTACAAGATTCCTTACTCTCTCGATTCGATCTGCTCTTCATCGTTCTTGATCAGATGGATGCAGATAGCGACAGGGAGATCTCTGAGCATGTGCTGCGCATGCATAGATATCGACCACCAGGGGAGCAGGAGGGAACAG CAATGCCTCTGGGCAGCACTGTGGACATATTTGCCACAGAAGATCCGAACATCACTGAGGCAGCAGAGCAGGAACTGCAGATTTATGAGAAAAAGGACAATATACTCCATGGTCACAGGAAGAAAAA GGAAAAAGTTGTTACCATGGagttcatcagaaaatatatCCATGTGGCTAAGCTAGTGAAACCAGTTTTGACCCAGGAGGCTTCAGACTACATAGCAGAAGAGTATTCCAAACTCAGAAGCCATGATCAGGTCAACAGCGACTCAGCAAGG ACGATGCCAGTGACTGCTCGTGCTTTAGAGACGATGATCAGGTTAGCCACAGCCCATGCTAAAGCTCGCATGAGTAAAACCATTGACTTGGGAGATGCAGAGGTTGCTCTGGAGCTCATGCAGTTTGCCTACTTCAAAAAG ATTCTGGAGAAGAACAAGAAGAGGAAGCTTCCTGAGGACAATGCTGACTCTCAGATGGATGGTACTCAGAGTGAGGAGACTCGCAGCCAGAGAAGTGTCAG GAAACGTTCCCGTGTCTCAAAAGATGACATGGATTCAACAATGGCAGAAGATTCTGATGACCCTTATGACTTTGCAGAGAATGAAGACA CTCAATCCAGTCAGAAGACAAGACCACCATCTCAGAGGAtcagtcaaaagaaaaaaactgacatcaGTCAGGACAG AATTAAGGTTTTCAAGGCTGCACTGCTGAAAGCCTTCAAGGTGACCAGGTCTCAGTCTGTGGCAGTTCCAGAGCTTCTCACCCATATTAACAAGGGTCAGTCTGAGGAGTTTGACCAGCAAGAGGTGAACCTGCTGCTGGAGCGCATGCAGGACGATAACCAAGTCATGGTGTCTGAGGATGTGGTCTTCCTTATTTGA
- the mcm3l gene encoding MCM3 minichromosome maintenance deficient 3 (S. cerevisiae), like isoform X2, with the protein MDGGFEDLELREAQREYLDFLDDDQDQGVYHEKVRNMVSEDQSRLIVNINDLRRRNEKRAKELLKNAFSELVAFQKALKDLVASFDATYAKQFDEFHVGFEGSFGNKHVSPRTLSARFLGNLVCVEGIVTKCSLVRPKIMRSVHYCPATKKTLERKYTDLTSLDAFPSSAIYPTKDEENNPLETEFGLCCYKDHQTLTIQEMPEKAPAGQLPRSVDIIANDDLVDKVKPGDRVQLVGVYRCLPAKQGGFTSGTFRTILLANNVKLMSKEIVPTFSADDVAKIKKFCKTHSKDVFEHLSRSLAPSIHGHEYIKKAILCLLLGGNETNLENGTRIRGDINILLIGDPSVAKSQLLRYVLFTAPRAIPTTGRGSSGVGLTAAVTTDQETGERRLEAGAMVLADRGVVCIDEFDKMSDMDRTAIHEVMEQGRVTIAKAGIQARLNARCSVLAAANPVYGRMDADSDREISEHVLRMHRYRPPGEQEGTAMPLGSTVDIFATEDPNITEAAEQELQIYEKKDNILHGHRKKKEKVVTMEFIRKYIHVAKLVKPVLTQEASDYIAEEYSKLRSHDQVNSDSARTMPVTARALETMIRLATAHAKARMSKTIDLGDAEVALELMQFAYFKKILEKNKKRKLPEDNADSQMDGTQSEETRSQRSVRKRSRVSKDDMDSTMAEDSDDPYDFAENEDTQSSQKTRPPSQRISQKKKTDISQDRIKVFKAALLKAFKVTRSQSVAVPELLTHINKGQSEEFDQQEVNLLLERMQDDNQVMVSEDVVFLI; encoded by the exons ATGGATGGTGGCTTTGAGGACCTGGAGCTACGAGAAGCTCAGAGAGAATACCTGGACTTTCTGGATGATGAT CAAGACCAGGGCGTGTATCATGAGAAGGTCAGAAACATGGTGTCTGAAGACCAGTCTCGCCTCATTGTCAACATTAATGACCTGCGGCGGAGAAATGAAAAACGAGCCAAGGA ACTGCTGAAGAATGCCTTCAGTGAGCTGGTGGCTTTTCAGAAAGCTCTGAAGGACCTGGTGGCATCCTTTGATGCAACCTATGCCAAACAGTTTGATGAGTTCCACGTTGGATTTGAGGGAAGCTTTGGGAATAAGCATGTATCCCCTCGTACCCTCAGTGCACGGTTTCTGGGCAATCTTGTCTGTGTTGAGGGAATTGTGACCAAGT GTTCATTGGTCAGGCCAAAGATCATGCGCAGTGTGCACTATTGTCCAGCCACAAAGAAAACCCTGGAGAGGAAATACACTGATCTCACTTCACTGGATGCTTTCCCTTCCAGTGCTATCTATCCCACCAAG GATGAGGAGAATAATCCATTAGAAACTGAGTTTGGGCTGTGCTGCTATAAGGATCACCAGACACTGACCATCCAGGAGATGCCAGAGAAGGCTCCTGCTGGTCAGCTGCCCCGCTCAGTCGACATAATTGCCAATGATGACCTTGTAGACAAAGTGAAGCCAGGAGATCGTGTGCAGCTTGTTGGAGTCTACCGCTGTTTACCTGCCAAGCAAGGAGGCTTCACCTCAGGAACCTTCAG GACTATTCTTCTAGCCAACAATGTGAAGCTAATGAGTAAGGAAATTGTTCCCACATTTTCTGCTGATGATGTTGCCAAGATCAAGAAATTCTGCAAAACTCATTCTAAA GATGTTTTTGAGCATCTGAGTCGATCGCTAGCTCCCAGTATCCACGGTCATGAGTACATAAAGAAGGCCATTCTCTGTCTGCTACTCGGCGGCAACGAGACCAACCTAGAGAATGGCACTCGCATCAGAGGAGACATCAACATCTTGCTCATAG GTGACCCATCAGTGGCCAAATCTCAGTTGCTGAGGTACGTTCTGTTCACAGCACCAAGGGCTATCCCCACTACTGGACGTGGCTCGTCTGGGGTGGGACTTACTGCTGCGGTTACCACAGATCAAGAAACGG GTGAGCGCCGGTTAGAGGCAGGTGCCATGGTTCTTGCTGACCGAGGGGTGGTATGTATCGATGAATTTGACAAGATGTCTGACATGGATCGTACAGCCATCCATGAGGTGATGGAGCAAGGGAGAGTTACAATCGCTAAAGCTGGGATCCAGGCCAGGCTGAATGCTCGCTGCAGTGTGTTGGCTGCTGCTAACCCAGTCTATGGAAGG ATGGATGCAGATAGCGACAGGGAGATCTCTGAGCATGTGCTGCGCATGCATAGATATCGACCACCAGGGGAGCAGGAGGGAACAG CAATGCCTCTGGGCAGCACTGTGGACATATTTGCCACAGAAGATCCGAACATCACTGAGGCAGCAGAGCAGGAACTGCAGATTTATGAGAAAAAGGACAATATACTCCATGGTCACAGGAAGAAAAA GGAAAAAGTTGTTACCATGGagttcatcagaaaatatatCCATGTGGCTAAGCTAGTGAAACCAGTTTTGACCCAGGAGGCTTCAGACTACATAGCAGAAGAGTATTCCAAACTCAGAAGCCATGATCAGGTCAACAGCGACTCAGCAAGG ACGATGCCAGTGACTGCTCGTGCTTTAGAGACGATGATCAGGTTAGCCACAGCCCATGCTAAAGCTCGCATGAGTAAAACCATTGACTTGGGAGATGCAGAGGTTGCTCTGGAGCTCATGCAGTTTGCCTACTTCAAAAAG ATTCTGGAGAAGAACAAGAAGAGGAAGCTTCCTGAGGACAATGCTGACTCTCAGATGGATGGTACTCAGAGTGAGGAGACTCGCAGCCAGAGAAGTGTCAG GAAACGTTCCCGTGTCTCAAAAGATGACATGGATTCAACAATGGCAGAAGATTCTGATGACCCTTATGACTTTGCAGAGAATGAAGACA CTCAATCCAGTCAGAAGACAAGACCACCATCTCAGAGGAtcagtcaaaagaaaaaaactgacatcaGTCAGGACAG AATTAAGGTTTTCAAGGCTGCACTGCTGAAAGCCTTCAAGGTGACCAGGTCTCAGTCTGTGGCAGTTCCAGAGCTTCTCACCCATATTAACAAGGGTCAGTCTGAGGAGTTTGACCAGCAAGAGGTGAACCTGCTGCTGGAGCGCATGCAGGACGATAACCAAGTCATGGTGTCTGAGGATGTGGTCTTCCTTATTTGA
- the LOC108414566 gene encoding meprin A subunit beta-like isoform X2, translating into MASYGTFLLLFLFSAENLCLATSSLTGFTEVDVDHGKDWDIFDINEEAGLDLVDGDIIIDEEGRNSILGEKYRWPTTVPYYLEDSLEINAKGVILKAFEQYRLKTCIDFKPWTGEPNYISVYKGSGCSSPVGNRQVGNQRLSIGQNCDRLATVEHEFLHALGFWHEQSRADRDDYINIVWDQIKEGKEHNFNSYDDTVSSALGVPYDYGSVMHYSKTSFNKGSEPTIITKIPEFMDVIGQRMEFSSSDILKLNKLYNCTTFSTFLDSCSFEEPNICGMVQGEDGTGNWGRVRSVEGGPNTDYTNMGRCNGAGYFMHFSTTTGSHGDNAYMESRLFYPKRRSQCLQFYLYNSGGADDQLNVWVREYNRANPKGVLRLIQTISGGLRNSWELYHVTLDVSQKFRVVFEGVKGTDTSKGGLSLDDINLSETQCPHHTWRIQDFNNLLATTPVGSKIYSPTFLSHEGYSFQISLYVNGKTSSSTNMAIYFHLTSGPNDSQLTWPCPWRQATMALMDQNPNIQHRMDNQRMITTDPSKTSTDSLGNVEYFWDDPRKVGSRVQNPDGTTYYRGPGYGSSSFITHSRLKSHNFIKGDDVIFLLSLEDVTNLLKTQRVPQSASCGENCLSRISVSDDSTATFSANATATVVVYAFVGSVVLLIVVASVLYKVKRRQERGEMDREAGIEPERIDG; encoded by the exons GCAACTTCTTCACTCACAG GATTTACAGAGGTAGACGTGGATCATGGGAAAGACTGGGATATATTTGACATAAACGAAG AAGCAGGGCTTGATCTGGTAGATGGTGACATTATCATTGATGAG GAGGGAAGAAACTCTATTCTGGGTGAAAAGTATCGCTGGCCAACCACTGTACCATACTACCTGGAGGACAGCTTGG AGATCAATGCTAAAGGAGTGATACTGAAGGCATTTGAGCAGTACAGACTCAAGACTTGCATTGACTTCAAACCTTGGACCGGCGAGCCAAACTACATTTCTGTGTACAAAGGTTCTGG GTGTTCCTCCCCTGTGGGGAATCGGCAAGTAGGGAATCAGAGACTCTCAATTGGCCAAAACTGTGATCGCCTGGCAACCGTGGAGCATGAGTTTCTGCATGCTCTGGGTTTCTGGCATGAGCAGTCTCGAGCTGACCGAGACGACTATATCAACATCGTTTGGGACCAGATTAAAGAAG GCAAAGAGCACAACTTTAACAGCTATGATGATACGGTCTCCAGTGCTCTAGGCGTTCCCTACGACTACGGTTCTGTAATGCACTACAGTAAGACCTCCTTCAACAAGGGCTCTGAGCCAACCATCATCACTAAGATACCAGAATTCATGGACGTGATTGGCCAGCGCATGGAGTTCAGTTCCAGTGACATACTCAAACTGAACAAGCTTTACAACTGCA CCACATTCTCCACCTTCTTGGATTCCTGTAGTTTTGAGGAGCCCAATATCTGTGGTATGGTCCAGGGAGAGGATGGAACGGGGAATTGGGGGCGTGTGAGGAGTGTGGAGGGAGGTCCAAACACTGATTATACCAACATGGGCCGGTGCAATG gTGCAggatattttatgcattttagcACCACCACAGGGAGCCATGGAGACAATGCTTATATGGAAAGTAGGCTCTTTTATCCTAAACGAAGATCCCAGTGCTTGCAGTTCTACCTGTATAACAGTGGGGGTGCTGATGACCAGTTGAACGTATGGGTGCGCGAGTATAACAGAGCAAATCCCAAAGGAGTGCTGAGGCTCATTCAGACAATCAGTG GCGGCCTCAGGAACTCCTGGGAGCTTTACCATGTGACGCTGGACGTGTCTCAGAAGTTCAGAGTCGTGTTTGAAGGGGTGAAAGGCACTGACACGTCAAAAGGAGGTCTGTCTCTGGATGACATCAACCTCTCAGAGACACAATGCCCCCACCATACCTGGCGCATTCAGGACTTCAACAACCTCCTCGCCACAACACCTGTTGGTTCCAAGATCTACAGCCCTACTTTCTTGTCCCATGAAGGCTACTCTTTCCAGATCTCCTTGTATGTTAATGGGAAGACAAGTAGTTCTACCAACATGGCAATCTACTTCCACCTGACCTCAGGACCTAATGACAGCCAGCTGACATGGCCCTGTCCATGGCGACAGGCTACCATGGCACTGATGGACCAGAACCCAAATATTCAACATCGCATGGACAACCAAAGAATGATCACTACTGACCCCAGCAAAACCTCCACCGACT CTCTGGGTAATGTAGAATACTTCTGGGATGATCCACGGAAGGTTGGCAGTCGGGTACAGAATCCGGATGGTACGACATACTACCGAGGGCCTGGTTATGGCTCCAGTTCATTCATTACACACAGCCGTCTGAAGAGCCATAACTTCATCAAAGGAGATGATGTCATCTTTCTCCTCAGTCTAGAAG ATGTGACTAACCTTCTGAAGACTCAGCGTGTGCCTCAGTCTGCTTCCTGTGGTGAGAACTGCCTAAGCAGAATCTCAGTATCTGATGACTCCACAGCAACTTTCTCTGCAAATGCCACCGCGACAGTGGTGGTGTATGCTTTTGTGGGAAGTGTTGTGCTGTTGATTGTGGTTGCAAGTGTGCTGTACAAGGTGAAGAGGCGccaagagagaggagagatggacagagaggcAGGAATAGAGCCAGAGAGAATCGATGGCT AA